The Rhodococcus sp. ABRD24 genome contains the following window.
CTCAGTTCGTTCGTGGGCTGGACTGATGAGGAGGTGCCGGGATGGAACGCCTCGTGTGCGCCGTCACATCAGAAGTTACACACCGTATTGCGGGATGGGCAACCCGCATTGCGGGATATGATCGTACAAGGTTGGCTGCTCACGGTTTCGTCGCTCCGCATTGACGTGCGGTCGAACTTGGCGGGGTCAAGGGTGGTCTGTATACGGGGATAGGCTGAGGGCGACGACGGGAGGACGGTGAAGCATGTGTCCACGGAAATGAGCATGGATGCGCAACCCGGGGGGCAGGAATCGATCGGGCGACCTGGTGTGCAGTCTGTTCAGCGGGCCATCCAGCTACTCGAGGTTCTCGCCGCCGCTCAGTCCCCTCAGACGATGCAGAGTCTGGCGCTCAAGTTGGGATGCAGTCCGAGCACTGCCCACCGGATCGCGGTCACGCTCGCGCAGGGCAATCTGCTCGAGTTCAATCCGCTGACGAAGCGATACAGCTTGGGAGTCGGCATCACCAAGCTTGCGCAACGTCGGGCCGAGCAAATAGACCTCGGCTCGGTTGCGCAGCCATACATGGACGAATTGCGCGAGCAGGTTCTGGAGACCACGTCATTGTGGACGCGCGCCGGCGACTCCAAGATCTGTGTTGCCTGTTCGGACAGCACATACACAATTCGTCAATACCTGCAGATCGGCACTCGGGTGCCGATGGCGGATCTCAGCGCGGGATCGCGGGTTCTGCTCGCGGACGAAGATCCAGAGTCGTTACGCGCGCTCATGGCGGATTGGTATCCGGAGATGGCGAGCGACGAGATCAGCGACTTCCTTTCGAGTACTGCGTCGGTGCGTAGCACGGGCCTTTCGCTGCTGCCTGAAGAGAATGCGAACCGGGTACATCCGGATGTTTCGACGATGGCTGCGCCGGTGTTCGACAGTAGCGGGACGATCGTGGCTGCGTTGGTAGTCGCTGGACCCGTCACTCGGTTCACGGCGGATGCCATGAAGCGTGCGGCAGGTGCTGTGCTCGGCTGCGCGCGCGACATCTCGACTGCCCTTGGTGCCGGTTAGTCTGCACGCTGGGTCGCGAGATCTGAGCGGGGGCGACTGCGTGAACACTGCGATCGGCCGGGAAACACCCGGCCGATCGCAGTGACTGGATTCCGTTCAGCCGTCGCGTCAGATGGACTGCACGGGGAACGTCTCGCCCTGAATCACCGCATCGGCTTGGGCCAGCAGCTTCTGTATCTTTTCCAACCCTTCGGGTGTCGGCGTGATGAGCGGAGAACGCACCGCCGGGGACGCTAGTAGGCCCTTCTGGTGTAGAACCCACTTGGCCGGAGCCGGGTTCGTCTCGACGAACAGGAGATCGGTAAGCGGGTGCAGAGCGTAGTGAATCTCTCGCGCGCCTGCGAAGTCGCCTGCCTGCCAACGCTCGAACATGGTGGCGACGGCCTTGGGTGCAAGGTTTGCGGTGGCGCTGATGAACCCGCTCCCGCCGAGCGCCATCAGCGGCAGGCACAAGAGCTCGATGCCGGACCATACGAGGAAGTCGCGACCAGTCGCGTGCAGGACCCGTGAGAAGTGCTCGAAATCCTTGGTGGTCTCCTTGATTCCGACGATGTTCTCGTGCGCGCTGTTCAGGCGTGCGACGGTTTCTGGTGCCAGATCGACGGCGGTTCTCGACGGAACGTTGTAGATCACGATCGGCATGTCGGGGAACTCGGTGGCCACGGTCGAGTACCAGCGGAACAGTGCTTCCTGCGTCGGGCGGGCGTAGTAGGGCGTGATTACGAGCGCGGCGTCTGCACCGGCCTCGACTGCGGCCGCCGTGACCTCCAGGGTTTCGTCGAGCTTGGCAGAACCGGTGCCCGCCAGGAACGGAACGGAGTCGTCCACGACCTCGGCGACGGTTCGGATCGCGGCAATTCGCTCGGCGACGGTCTGGGAGCTCGGTTCGCCGGTCGAGCCGCCGATCGAGACGCCATGGGTGCCGCTGTCGAGGTGCCAGCGGGTGAGAGTGGCCAGGCTGCCGAGGTCCAGGCTCATGTCGTCGGCGAACGGCGTGATCAGGGGTGAAATCGAGCCGGTGATCGACTGGGGGGTGCTACGGAACTTCATGCGGTCGGTGCTCCTGTGTGATTGGCGGCGGCGACGTTTGCCACGGCGAGGTCGGCGAGTCCCATGCCCATCCCCTTGAAAACAGTCAGTCGTGGGGACGTAGGGCGCGAGGTGGCGCCAGTCAGGATGTCGCCGAGGGTGGCGACCGAAGACCAGTCGTCGCCGAAGTGGTCGATCAGCTCTTTCGACGCATTGCGTGCATTCGTCAGGTTGTCCACGACGGTGAGGTCGGAGTCGTCCAGGATGGCGCTGTCGAATTCCGCCGCGTGGGGGAGGATGGCGCCGATCGCATTGAAATGTGCGCCGTTCGCCAAGATGCCGCGTGGGAAGAACGGTTCGCGAGCGCGCGTGACTATGGTGACGATGGGGGAGTCGGCTACCGCCTCCTCCAGCGTGTTCGCGGTTTCCGCCGAGATTTCCAGATCGGTGCCGATCTGCTTGGTGAACGCCTTCCGGCTGGCAGGGGTCGGGCTCCACACGCGTACCCGGCGCAGTGACCGGACGCAGGCTACCGCTGCGACCTGCTGGAGTGCCTGTCGGCCAGTGCCGATGATGGTCATCTCGTCGGCGTCGGGCGCGGACAACGCATCGGTCGCCACTCCAGACACGGCAGCGGTGCGGATTACGCCGAGTGTGACCGACTGCATCATCGCCAGGATGCGTCCGTTGGTCGAATCGAACAGGCTCAGCAGCGACTCGGCGCCAACGGGAGTGTTGACCCAGGTCTTGAATGCGACGCGACCGGTCTCGTGATCGAATCCGCCGAGCGCGTGGGCGGCGCTCGATGGATCCCATGTGGTCATGGTCTTGGCTATGTTGCCCGCTCGGCCTCGCGCCTCGTGGTCAATCGCTGCTGCTACGGCGGAAATTGCTTCGCTCAGCTGAACGGATCGATCAACGTCGGCGTCGGTGAGCCAGGGTGGTTGATGCACGGGTGCGCCTCCTGTGATGGCGGTTGTTTCGGCTTCGTCCTGCGACGGCTACAAGGTAGTCCATCCCGCAATGCGGCATAGACATCCCCTATAGCGGATTGTACCGTGGTGTAATGCCAGTCACTACCCCTGTGCGGGCCGGCCCACCAACGTCTGTCAGGGCCATCCGAGGCCGGTCAGGCCGTTCCTTCAATGCCACTCGAAATCTGGAGATCCGACTATGAGATTCAATGACGCACAGCTTCAGCAGCCGATCGATATCGAACGGTTCCGTGAAGCGATGACCAGGTTCCCCAGCGGCGTCACCATCGTCACCACCACCGACTCGACCGGAAAGCCGCGCGGTTTCACCGCGACCTCTTTCTGTTCGCTGTCCGCCGAACCGGCCCTCGTCCTGGTGTGCGTCGCCAACACCGCCGAATGCCACGAAGTGTTTCTCTCCGCAGACCGATGGAACGTCCACTTCGTTGCGCCGGGCCAGACCGATCTCGCCATCCGTTTCGCCACGCGTGGGGCCGACAAGTTCGGCGGTGGCGTGGCGAAGACCGACGCGCTCGGCCAGCCGCACATCCTCGATTCGAGCGTCACGCTGCGGTGCGCCGCGTTTTCCAAGCATCCCGGCGGAGACCACACCATCCTCATCGGGCGCGTCGATGACGTCGAGTTCGGAAACGACGAACCGACCGTGTACCACATGCGTGAGTTCCGCAGCTTGTCCCAGGCTTCGTGACCCGCGGTATGACGAACTGCAGGTCAGTTAGCACCCGAAAGTAGAATCTCGAAAGGATCTGTCGCATGACCGTGACCAGCACCGCTTTGATCGATTCCGGAGAACTGCGAGGACGCGCGACCGACGACGGCGCGGTCCGTTCGTTCCTCGGCGTTCCGTACGCGGCACCGCCTGTCGGAGACTTCCGCTGGCGCGAACCGCAGCCGCCGTCGCCGTGGTCAGGGACGCGCGACGCACTACAGCATGCGGCGTCTGCGCCGCAGGACGCACCGCCTGCCGACTCGATCTACTACGGGGGAGAGCGGACCTTCAGCGAGGACTGTCTGTATCTCAACGTCTGGACCGGCGGCGCTGACGAGCAGCGCCCGGTCCTCGTGTGGTTCCACTTCGGCGCCTACCAGTTCGGGTCGTCGGCGAATCCGATGTACGACGGTGAGCGATTGGCCCGGCTCGGCTGCACCGTGGTCACCGTCAACCATCGTCTCGGACGACTTGGATTTCTCGCGCATCCGGATTTGTCGGCAGAGTCCGACGCGCACGTGTCGGGAAACTATGGACTGCTGGATCAGATCGCCGCGCTCGAGTGGGTGCAGCGGAACATCGCTGCGCTCGGTGGCGATCCCGGGAATGTGACGATCGGCGGCGTCTCGGCAGGGGCCAACTCGGTGCACGTGCTCCGTGTGTCCCCCCTCGCCGAGGGCCTGTTTCACAAGGCAATTGCGCACAGTGGACCGGGCCTGGCATATGAAATGGAGGGGCCGGGACATCCATCGGGTCCGCAGACGCTGGCGGCCGGTGAAGAGTCCGGCGTCGAACTGTTGCGCCTGCTCGACATCGACAGCCTGTCCCAACTGCGCGCTACTCCACTGGAGAAGGTCAACTCGGTGATGCTCCCGCGTGCGGGAGGCGCGTGGAACTTCGCCCTTGCGCCGGGTGCTGAGATCAGCCTGCACCTGTTCGACAGCGCTTATCCCGTGGTAGACGGGTATGTTCTGCCGGAGTCCCCGTTGACGGCGTATCAGTCCGGCCGGGTGCATGATGTGCCATTCCTCGTCGGCAACGTCGGAAACGAGTCATCCGGGCTGCCGTACGTGCCGGCGTTGCCTGCTTATCTGGAACACCTTCGACAGACCTTCGGTGCTGCCGCCGATCGCGCGCTCGAGGCGTACCCCGCAGTCGACGACGCGAGTGCCCAGCATGCGAGCTGGGAGCTCGAAGCCGATCGCATCTTCAACTGGTCGAACTGGGCTGCCGCCCGGGGGCACGCCGCACACTGCTCCTCGCCGCTCTGGCACTTCCGCTTCTTCCGTGAGCCTCCGATCGCGGCCGGCGACCGCATCATCGAAGCCTCATACTCCCGGGCCTTCCACGGGTCGGACGTGCTGTACGTATTCGGTACGTTCGACACGGCACGACCTACCTGGGAATGGCGTCGAACAGACCGGGAATTGTCGGACACGATGATGCGGGCCTGGGCCAACTTCGTCACCTACGGGGACCCGAACGGTAATGGCGTGCCGACTTGGCCGAGGTTGGACCCATCGGAGCCGACGACCATGCACTGGGACGAGAGCATCAGGGTCGGCGACACGGGATATCGTGACGATCGCATGGCGCTGCTAGACGAACTCAACGGCTGGCGACATTCAGAGGGTGCGACGACCTGACACCACCGGCCGACCGCTGAAGTATTCACAGACGAACAGGCCCGGAGAGCTGAGTGCTCTCCGGGCCTGTCCATCCGTGGGGTGACTACCAGGAGTAGTCGCGCTCGCTCGGCGGGCGCCACATCCCGGCGTCGCGCAGGTGATCCATGACTGGGGCGAACGATTGAAGTTCGGTCGGATTCCACAGCGGGAAGTTCAGTAGAACGTTGTTGGTGGATGTCTGTGTCTTGAGGTCGATGAGCTGTTGGGCGACCTGCTCGCTGGTGCCGAAGAGCTTGAGGATCCCTTGTCCGCTGCCCCATGCGCGGGCCGCCGCGCTGTGGCCTTGGTCTGCGAACAGTGCGCGCACCGAGTCGATTCCGCCCAAGATGTCGGCGGCTAGTTCCATGGTGGCCTCTTCGTTCAAGGAGCGGACGAGTCGCTCGTACGTCTCCTCGGCCTCGCCTTCGCCGTCACGCACGATGACGATTGTGAACGGTGTGGTTCCCAGCGGTGCGGTACGTCCCGCTTCGTGAACGGCCGCGTCGACGCGGCGGCTCGTCTCCTGCACCTTTTCGATTGTGTTCCCGGCGACGACTATCTGGTCGCAGTGTTGAGCGGCGAACTTCATTCCCGCAGGCGACCCGCCGGCGCTCACCAGGAGGGGGTGCGGCTGTTGCACCGGGCGCGGTGCCTTGATGCGTCCCTCGACCCGATAGAAGTTGCCGTGGACGTCGATAGGGTCGTCTTCAGACCAGAGTCTGCGGACAATCTCGACGAACTCGCCGGCCATCGCATAGCGCTCGTCGTGCTCTACGAGATTCTCGGCGCCGAACAGCTTGGCCTCGGGGTCGCCGAATCCGGTGACGACATTCCATCCCCACCGGCCTCCGCTGAACGCATCGAGAGTGGCTCCCATCCGCGCGATGTGGGCAGGTTTGTGATGCGTCGTGTGCATGGTTGTGATCACCCCGATGTGCTCGGTCGCGGCGAACAGGCCCATAGCAAGTAGCGGCGCGTGGTACTTAGGCGATTGATGCCCCGCGCGCTCGGCTTCACGCTGATGACCAGACCAGCTGTCAGCGATGAACAACGCATCGAAGCCGGTCTGCTCAGCGGCCCGGGCCATGTCCAGAAACACGGACTTCGACAACGGTGGAGTCGCCCGTGCTGCTTCGTCCGACCAGACGTGGTCGGTTTGGCCGGTAGGGAAGAAGTAGGTCAGCCCGAGTTCGTCCGGGTTCTCGTTCTGGCGCTTCATTCGTGTCTCATTTCCTTTCAGGCGATTTCTGTTGCGTCAAGATGTTCGGGCTTGCAGTGCGACACAGGTGCGTTGTGTCGGCTGCACTGGATGGATTCTGTCGATGGCGAGCTGAGCCAGCAGCCGACGGTGAATCGGCTCGAGTGTGGTACGTCCGGCGTTGCCGGGGCAGGCACCTCCAGCTGCGGCGGCCGGCCGTCGGATGTACACGACGACTCCGTGGCCGGCCCGAACGATGGCGCTCATCGCGCGATCCAGGCCTTCCTCGCATTCGCAGGAGTCCGTAAAGAAGGTTTGCCCTAGGCATTCGTCGTGCACGTACACGGGAGTTGAGGCGGCGGTTTGAGGAGTGCCGAAGGTGAAGACGACATGTTCGACGGGCTGCCCAGGCAGATAGTAGGTGGTGCCGACGAACACCCCGTGACGCATGTGCGTCGTGAACGGCGGACCTTCGGCCACGAAGGCTTCACGATCGGCGTACCAGTCGACGATGTCGCCGATGTCGAGTGCGACGAGACCGTGGTGGTCAGCGAAACTGCGCGCTTCGGCCGCATCGGCGAGTTCGGCTGGCCGGGCCTCGCTGACCAGGTGCCCGATTCCGCAGGCGAGCGAGACGCCGGCGATCCTCGCGAGATCGACTGCAGCATGAGCGTGGTCGCGGTGGGTTCGGACGCCGGCACTGCTCGTGCCGCGCGGCTGGACGTGCCCGGGGCGCGTGAACGACGCTGCTGTGCTCTGCGGGTCGGTGAGCAGTCGCATCGTGGTTGCGCGATCCGCTGCCGAGATGCCGGTTCCGATGCCCGCTGCCGCGTCGACGGTGACTGTATAACCGGTCGCGTCGTTGCCGGTCGGATCGGCCCCGGACATCACGCTCAATCCAAGGCGTGCGCACTCGGTCGACGGCAGCGCTACCTCGAGGTATCCGGACGAGTGCCGCACCAGGAAAGCGACGGTGGACGTCGTCGCAGATGCTGCGGCACACACGAGAACCGCAGTCGGCTGGTGGAGCTCAACGGTGTCGGCGATCAGGAGGATCGGCCGACCGTTCTCCAATTCGCGTGCAGCTCGTTCGACAGCGATGTCGTGGTCATCGGTGCGCTTCATCGTGAGGCTCTCCTGCCGCGCTGATCTTAGTGACGAGCGCTACAGTACCAGCGTTCCGTCTAGCAATATATATATCCCGCACCGCGGGATATTAGCTTGTTTGCCTGTTTGCATCCCGTTGGGCGGGTTGAGCATCCCGTAATAAGGATTGTATGGTGAGGTTGCCGACACTCTGGGTGTCGAGATCGATGAAGCCCACAACCGAAGGGAGCGTGGCGATGCCCGATGTGCTCGCAACTTTTCTTGATCAGACCGAGGTCGACGAGGTCACCTCGCCGGTGTGGCCCGCCCTCAAGGTGAGTCGCGGACAGATCGAGGCTGAGGTGGCACGCCTCGCTGCCTTGGCTCAGCCTGCCGACGGTGACGTCCGTCGATCGCTGATCGTCCATCCGAATTCGCGGTTCCGGAGCCTGACCCCGACCATCCGCGTCGGCATCGAGGTCGTTCTGCCGGGTGAGAAGACCGCGCCCACGACGCGAAGCAGCTCGAGTGTCGAGCTCTGCATCGGTGGTACTGGCATTGTCGAGGTTGACGGAAGCCGATTCGAGACGTCGAAGCATGATACGTGGACGGTCCCGAATCTGACCGCCAAGTGGTACGAGGCCACCGGCGACGAGCCCTATGTGCGACTCGTCTTCAGCGACGCTCCGCTCCTCGAATACCTTGCAGCGCACTATGTCAACGACGACTATCGTGCCGCGGTCGACAGCGAGAGTGGGCACGAGCGTGAGCCGATGGCTGATTTCGTCTATGAGATGCCGTCCGGTGGCGGTGCGCTGAAGACCTACGCTGGCCTGATGGACCCAGAAGTGGTTCGTCATCGACCAAAGTGCTGGAAGTGGACCGAAGTCAAGGCCTATCTGGACGGCCTCGACAAATCGGGCCCGGACTACCGTTCGGCGATCATTGCGCTCCTCTGGGACGACGCGACCGGCCGTGTCAACGGCAGCACCAACACCCTCACCGCCTTCATCTCGGGTGGTTTCGACCCGACTTGGGTCGAAGGCAAGTACCGGATGGCGCGCTCGCACCGACACAGCATGGCTGCCATCAACTATGCGTTCGCCGGCGACTGGCAGACTGTGGTCGAGGGCAAGAAGATTCGTTGGAGTGCAGGCGATCTGGTCTTGACTGCCCCGGCCTGGGCGCTGCACACCAACGGCTCGTGCTCGCAGCAGCCGTACACCTTCGCGATGCAAGATGCCGCGCTGGTTGCTTCGATGAACGCATCCGTCGTTCAGGAGTATGTTGGCCAACAGCCGATTCTCATCGGCTCGCATTCGGGCTTCAACACCAGCATTGACACCGAGCATGCAGACGAGCTGGTCGATCTGTAGCTGGTGTCTCGCGGGACCAAGTGCCTAGCAGGACTTTGTCCGGTTGGAAACCTGTGGTGACACAGTGGGCAGGTGCCGATCCAGATGGCGAGTGCGCGCGTTGGATGTCGCGGACGATGTCGTAGAGGGTCAGCCCTGCCCACGGGCTTCTCGGTCGGTCAGTCGCGGGGTGGTCAGCCGCGTGATAGGCCGCAAGATCCTGCACGCCAACACTATCCGTATCACCGGCATGTAGGGCCCGGAAGCCGCCATCTGAAGGCGTTGTGATGTCGGTGTCATCACCCCATCGCAGCACACTCTCGGGCTCACGGATCTGCCCGAGAGTGCACGCGAACAGGTAATGCGCTGTTCTCAGGTGGTGTGTCCGAACCTCGACGATGGTGTGCCGCTGACAGAGGCCGCGCGCGGGGTCGATGTCCCCAGCGCCCGCACTGGGAGCACCTCGCTCTCGTCGCGGTCCGGCGTCGTATCGGATACCCACACGATGTGCTGATCGGGGCGGACCAGTACCAACCCAGGTGCTGCATGTCCGGCCAGCGGTGTCCCTAGTCCAGGTCTATGAACGTGAGGGGAACCCCGCGGTCGTTCGCGACCTGGACTAGCGACTCAGGCAGAGCCGGTGTATCAGGATAGGGCTGATCACGAGTGCGCGTTCGATAATGAGCTGGGCCGCCATGAGTTTGGTGGCAAGCCCCACACCGTCGCAGATGCCCATGGTGCGTCACTGGGGGCGATCGCGGGTCAGGGTTCCGGGGAGGTGGGGCTCCCGGTTGATCAGCGCGCGCCGGGTAGCACTTGCGTAGGCGAGGAGTACCCCGATCTGGTCGACCAGGTAACCGCTGCGTGCCGCGCCGAAACCGATTCGACGACTACCCGGCAAGGATCACGGACCAGTTCAAGCAAGTGCCTTGTTGTCCTAGGCGGCCCGGGCGTTCTTGAGGCCCTTCTTGAGCTCCTTCTTGGAGGCGCCCTCGTTCTCGAGCTTCTTCATCCGCATGATGACTACTGGGCACTCGAGGCAGCGTGTCTTCTTGCGACAGCACTTCTTCTTGGGCTTGAGGCCGGAGACCTTGCTGGCCTTGACCTTTCCCTTTCCCTTGCCCATGTGCGAGCCCGGCCTTCCTCCCGAGTGCGGCTCCGCGATACGAAACTGACCGCACAGGAGTTAGCGTACCCTCATTTTCTGAGCCGGCGCAGATTGCCGGCCCCCGAGGACCCGGGCAATCTGCGTCGAGGCGTCAGCGCCCGTGCACCGGATAGTTGCCGCGAACGACGTACGACGGGTCGACGGCCTCCTTCAGCCGACAGAGCTTGGCGAGCGTATCGGCATCGAATGCGTGCTCGGGGGAGTCGTCGTCCGGGCCGAGGAGCGTCGGCACGGTCGGTCCCGCGGACCACGGCGACAGCTCGCCGCGTAGTGCCGTCATCGCTGCAGATGCGGCGTCCAGCAGCGTGGGCACCGGCGCGACCGCGAGCATCGTCACTGCAAACTCCGCCTCGCACCGGCGCAGGTCCACCGCACCCGGTCGTCCCGCGGCCGCGGCCTCCCCGAGATGACGGAACTGGATCTGAGTCAGCGGCGTCGATCCTGGAGTGCCGGTGCGGTCGAGGACCAGGTCGATCAACCGCTCGTCGAGCTTGGTGATGGTTGTCGACGAATGGGTGCCGGGCGATGGATCGACCGGCTCCTCGCATATCGCGGCCATATCGGACGGCTGTACCGGGCGCACGGTGTCGCGCAGGACCGTGCCGGCGGCGCGCACGGGCGACAGCAGCGCGTCGAGACTGCCGGGGGCGCCGAGAAGCGCGGTGTCGACGAAGCAGAACGACTGGCCCCGGATAGCGTCGGGCAGCTCAGGGATCGGCGGGAAGTGCATGATCGACGCCCACAGAGTCAGCTCCGGCGGTGCAGCCTCCGTGGCCGCGGCGACCGCCCGCAGTACCGCGCGTGCGTCCGTTGCGGGAAACACGATCCGGCCGGCGGTGATCTGCGGTGCATGAAAGAGATCGATCTCGACGGCGGTGACGATTCCGAACTCGCCGCCCCCGCCGCGAAGCGCCCACATCAGCTCGGGGGCGTTGTCGTCGCTGATCCACCGGTGCGCGCCGTGGGCATCGACGATCTCGACCGCGGACAGCGCCCCCGAACCTGGGCCGAACGGGCGTGTGAACCAGGACAGCCCGCCGCCGAGGCAGAAGCCCACCACCGAGACGTCCGGGTTGGAGCCGGTGAGCCCGGTGAGTCCGGTCCCGTCGAGGGCAGCCTGCAGTGCGCCCCACTTGACGCCGGCGCCGACGCGGGCGATCCGTGCCTCGGCGTCGATCCAGGTGTCGTCGAGGGCCGTGGTCCGGACCAGGATCGTGTCGTCGAGGGCGCGCGTGGCACCGTGGCCGCTGGGCTGCGCTGACACGCGCATGCCGTGCGCTCCCGCGAAGCGCACCGCTTTGACGATGTCAGTGGGGCTCGCGGCGGTCAGAACCGCGGACGGGCGCTGAGCGATGCTCAGGTTCCACGCTTGTGACACCGTGGACCATTCAGGGCTGTCGGGCAGGTCGAGCCGGCCGTCGATGTCAGCCGCGAGTCGGCCGAGCGCATTCGCCGTGTCGGGGTGGAGCGGTGTGATTGTCATGAACGGAAGCGTCGCGGGCGGCGTGCTCGCCGGGTATCCCTCGTGGAGGGGTACGTCGGACCCCAGGATTCTGGGGGTTCACAAGATCTGACCGGTCGGTCACAATACGGCGATGGGCACCTACCAGGCGGGATCCGCTCGCGAACGGGTCGGCGCACTCTCGCGTGCGGGTCTGGCATGGGCCGATTTCGGCGAGCAGGCACTCGAGGTGCTCACCACTGCAGTGCCGTTCGATTCGGCCTGCTTCGGGACGATCGATCCCGCTACGGCGCTGGTGACCGGCTCGGTCAAGACCGGGCTGCCCGAGCCGTGCGAAGTGGAGTTCATGCATCACGAGTACGTCGAGGACGATGTCAGTCTCTTCGTCGACCTTGCCAAGCGTGCGGTGGGCGTGAGCATCCTGCACGACGAGACGGGCGGCGACCCGCGCCGCAGTTCCCGGTTTCGCGACTTGTTCGAACCCCGGTTCGGGCTAGGGCACGAGCTGCGGTTGATGCTTCGTTGCGGCGACCAGACATGGGGTGGCCTCGCGATCTACCGGAGCGCCGGCAGCAGTGGGTTCAGCCCCGCAGAGGCTGATTTCCTCGACGGGCTGTCGACAACTCTTGCGGTGGGGATACGGGCTGGGCTGGTGGCGGCGGCCGGTGGCTCGCTCGATCTCTCACGCGACACGGCTGGGCCGGCGGTCATGTTGTTCGACGGGGCCGGGGAGGTGGTACAGGCCACGGCCGCTGCCGAAAGGCAGGTCTCCGAACTCGGCGGTGATCTCTGGGGACAGTTGCCTCCATCGATCGTGTCGATCGTTTCCGCGGCCCGGGCCCTCGCGTCCGGTCGTACTGGGGCGGTTCCGCGGCTGCGCGTGCGATCGCGCTCCGGTGAGTGGCTGACGATCCACGCCGCACCGATGGCCGGGCACGGGGACGGTTCGATGCAGATTGCGGTCACCGTCGAAAAAGCCGGACCACCGGACGTCCTGCCCTTGATCGTGTCGGCGCTGGGCCTGACGGGTCGTGAGCGGGACGTCGTCGCACACGTGCTGCACGGCGCGACGACTGCGGAGATCGCAAAGAGGTTGTACCTATCGCCCTACACCGTCCAGGATCACCTGAAGTCGGTGTTCGAGAAGGCGGGGGTTTCGAGCCGCCGGGAGCTCACTTCGAGGGTGTTCTTCGACCAATACGCCCCCCGGATCGGCGAAACCGTGACGCCGTCCGGATGGTTCGCGGAGGCCACCTTAGGGGTAGTGGTGTAGATCACTATTTCCAGGTCGGAAGGGGTTTTGGGGAGAGGGTGTGCGCGAGGAACGGCCAAAAGCGGGTACGATATTCGCTGGCCGCAATCCCGGCGCTGACGCGAATATCGTGAACATTCAGCGGCGCGGGTCGCGAATGGAATCACGCATACGCGTAGCGGCAGCCATAAGCCGTGCGAGTGCAACTTCGCGTGGCCCCGTCAGCAGCCAGGAGAACGCCCCGCGTGAGCACCACGAATTTCCGTAACGTTGCCATTGTCGCGCACGTCGACCATGGCAAGACCACCCTCGTCGACGCAATGCTGCGCCAGTCCGGCGCCTTCGCCGAGCGCGCAGAGCTGGTCGACCGCGTCATGGACTCCGGTGACCTCGAACGCGAGAAGGGCATCACCATCCTCGCGAAGAACACCGCCGTGCACCGCCACAACCAGGACGGCACCGTCACGGTGATCAACGTGATCGACACCCCGGGTCACGCCGACTTCGGTGGCGAGGTCGAGCGGGGTCTGTCCATGGTCGACGGTGTCGTCCTGCTCGTCGACGCCTCCGAAGGCCCGCTCCCGCAGACTCGTTTCGTGCTGCGCAAGGCCCTCGCTGCCTCCCTGCCGGTGATCCTGGTCGTCAACAAGACCGACCGACCCGATGCCCGCATCGAAGAGGTCGTCACCGAGGCCCAGGACCTGCTCCTGGACCTCGCGTCGGATCTGTCCGACGAGGCCGCCGAGGCCGCCGAACTCGCTCTCGGTCTGCCGGTGCTCTACGCGTCCGGTCGTGAAGGCAAGGCGTCCACCGTGCAGCCCGCAAATGGCGCCGCGCCCGACGCCGAGAACC
Protein-coding sequences here:
- a CDS encoding ornithine cyclodeaminase family protein, with amino-acid sequence MTTWDPSSAAHALGGFDHETGRVAFKTWVNTPVGAESLLSLFDSTNGRILAMMQSVTLGVIRTAAVSGVATDALSAPDADEMTIIGTGRQALQQVAAVACVRSLRRVRVWSPTPASRKAFTKQIGTDLEISAETANTLEEAVADSPIVTIVTRAREPFFPRGILANGAHFNAIGAILPHAAEFDSAILDDSDLTVVDNLTNARNASKELIDHFGDDWSSVATLGDILTGATSRPTSPRLTVFKGMGMGLADLAVANVAAANHTGAPTA
- a CDS encoding IclR family transcriptional regulator: MQSVQRAIQLLEVLAAAQSPQTMQSLALKLGCSPSTAHRIAVTLAQGNLLEFNPLTKRYSLGVGITKLAQRRAEQIDLGSVAQPYMDELREQVLETTSLWTRAGDSKICVACSDSTYTIRQYLQIGTRVPMADLSAGSRVLLADEDPESLRALMADWYPEMASDEISDFLSSTASVRSTGLSLLPEENANRVHPDVSTMAAPVFDSSGTIVAALVVAGPVTRFTADAMKRAAGAVLGCARDISTALGAG
- a CDS encoding LLM class flavin-dependent oxidoreductase, coding for MKRQNENPDELGLTYFFPTGQTDHVWSDEAARATPPLSKSVFLDMARAAEQTGFDALFIADSWSGHQREAERAGHQSPKYHAPLLAMGLFAATEHIGVITTMHTTHHKPAHIARMGATLDAFSGGRWGWNVVTGFGDPEAKLFGAENLVEHDERYAMAGEFVEIVRRLWSEDDPIDVHGNFYRVEGRIKAPRPVQQPHPLLVSAGGSPAGMKFAAQHCDQIVVAGNTIEKVQETSRRVDAAVHEAGRTAPLGTTPFTIVIVRDGEGEAEETYERLVRSLNEEATMELAADILGGIDSVRALFADQGHSAAARAWGSGQGILKLFGTSEQVAQQLIDLKTQTSTNNVLLNFPLWNPTELQSFAPVMDHLRDAGMWRPPSERDYSW
- the dapA gene encoding 4-hydroxy-tetrahydrodipicolinate synthase, yielding MKFRSTPQSITGSISPLITPFADDMSLDLGSLATLTRWHLDSGTHGVSIGGSTGEPSSQTVAERIAAIRTVAEVVDDSVPFLAGTGSAKLDETLEVTAAAVEAGADAALVITPYYARPTQEALFRWYSTVATEFPDMPIVIYNVPSRTAVDLAPETVARLNSAHENIVGIKETTKDFEHFSRVLHATGRDFLVWSGIELLCLPLMALGGSGFISATANLAPKAVATMFERWQAGDFAGAREIHYALHPLTDLLFVETNPAPAKWVLHQKGLLASPAVRSPLITPTPEGLEKIQKLLAQADAVIQGETFPVQSI
- a CDS encoding flavin reductase family protein, which produces MRFNDAQLQQPIDIERFREAMTRFPSGVTIVTTTDSTGKPRGFTATSFCSLSAEPALVLVCVANTAECHEVFLSADRWNVHFVAPGQTDLAIRFATRGADKFGGGVAKTDALGQPHILDSSVTLRCAAFSKHPGGDHTILIGRVDDVEFGNDEPTVYHMREFRSLSQAS
- a CDS encoding carboxylesterase family protein; translated protein: MTVTSTALIDSGELRGRATDDGAVRSFLGVPYAAPPVGDFRWREPQPPSPWSGTRDALQHAASAPQDAPPADSIYYGGERTFSEDCLYLNVWTGGADEQRPVLVWFHFGAYQFGSSANPMYDGERLARLGCTVVTVNHRLGRLGFLAHPDLSAESDAHVSGNYGLLDQIAALEWVQRNIAALGGDPGNVTIGGVSAGANSVHVLRVSPLAEGLFHKAIAHSGPGLAYEMEGPGHPSGPQTLAAGEESGVELLRLLDIDSLSQLRATPLEKVNSVMLPRAGGAWNFALAPGAEISLHLFDSAYPVVDGYVLPESPLTAYQSGRVHDVPFLVGNVGNESSGLPYVPALPAYLEHLRQTFGAAADRALEAYPAVDDASAQHASWELEADRIFNWSNWAAARGHAAHCSSPLWHFRFFREPPIAAGDRIIEASYSRAFHGSDVLYVFGTFDTARPTWEWRRTDRELSDTMMRAWANFVTYGDPNGNGVPTWPRLDPSEPTTMHWDESIRVGDTGYRDDRMALLDELNGWRHSEGATT